The bacterium genome window below encodes:
- a CDS encoding alcohol dehydrogenase catalytic domain-containing protein, giving the protein MKGIAVFPGKPNSVHLAELPKPSVNEIPDGRGVLVKVLRVGVDGTDKEINAAEYGQAPEGYNFLVVGHESFGQVEMVGSNVTEFQPGDYVVATVRRPGHSLYDRIGTYDMTTDDTYYERGINLRHGYLTEYYVDDPEYLVKIPQGLKKVAVLLEPTTVVEKG; this is encoded by the coding sequence ATGAAAGGGATCGCGGTGTTTCCAGGAAAACCGAACAGCGTCCATCTCGCTGAATTGCCCAAACCTTCAGTGAATGAGATTCCTGATGGAAGAGGGGTACTTGTAAAAGTTTTGCGCGTCGGCGTGGATGGCACGGACAAAGAGATTAACGCTGCTGAATATGGTCAGGCTCCGGAAGGTTACAACTTTCTGGTGGTTGGCCATGAGTCATTTGGTCAGGTAGAAATGGTCGGTTCGAACGTTACGGAGTTTCAGCCCGGCGACTATGTCGTCGCAACAGTGCGCAGGCCTGGCCACAGTCTGTATGACCGAATCGGCACCTATGATATGACCACAGACGATACGTACTATGAGCGTGGTATCAATCTGCGTCATGGTTATCTGACCGAATATTATGTGGACGATCCCGAATACCTGGTGAAAATTCCGCAAGGTTTGAAAAAGGTCGCAGTTTTGCTGGAGCCAACAACGGTTGTTGAAAAAGGAAT
- a CDS encoding YHS domain protein, whose product MKRISICVFLLIISVLSFADQATQLVNAKDRIAVRGYDVVAYFKDAKATKGDKQIQHKWNGATWYFANESNRDLFAKDPQKYAPQFGGYCAYAASKNYIYDADPEFWKIVDGKLYLNYNGDAKKIWEQDIPGNIKKGNENWPDLMKKERK is encoded by the coding sequence ATGAAAAGAATTTCAATTTGTGTGTTTCTTCTCATCATCAGCGTGCTGTCATTTGCCGATCAGGCGACGCAGCTTGTAAACGCAAAGGACAGGATTGCTGTTCGAGGCTACGATGTCGTTGCTTATTTCAAGGACGCGAAAGCAACGAAAGGGGACAAGCAAATCCAGCATAAGTGGAATGGAGCAACGTGGTATTTCGCAAACGAAAGCAACCGGGACCTGTTTGCAAAAGATCCGCAGAAATATGCGCCACAATTCGGTGGTTATTGCGCTTATGCAGCCAGCAAAAATTACATCTACGATGCTGATCCGGAATTCTGGAAGATTGTTGACGGTAAATTGTACTTGAACTACAACGGGGACGCAAAAAAAATCTGGGAGCAGGACATTCCGGGCAATATTAAAAAAGGTAACGAAAACTGGCCTGATCTTATGAAGAAGGAGAGAAAATAA